A genomic region of Oryza glaberrima chromosome 1, OglaRS2, whole genome shotgun sequence contains the following coding sequences:
- the LOC127784809 gene encoding uncharacterized protein LOC127784809 — protein sequence MAMSSSMSLLTSPAELGRRGPALKARRSSPAACCAFRRDQYSGGALVDSSMAVLRRRMREARMAENNYEAPAGWSAWEKRYYPAYVSDVSAAVGALQLLLMGTRPSVAIAAAALLFAGVPVSAVAAVHHLAQLAAESALLLQHHVVP from the coding sequence atgGCCATGTCGTCGTCGATGTCATTGCTTACGTCGCCGGCCGAGCTCGGCCGGCGCGGGCCGGCGTTGAAGGCGaggaggtcgtcgccggcggcgtgctgcGCCTTCCGGCGAGACCAGTACAGCGGCGGGGCGCTGGTGGACTCGAGCatggcggtgctccggcggagGATGAGGGAGGCGAGGATGGCGGAGAACAACTACGAGGCGCCGGCGGGGTGGTCGGCGTGGGAGAAGCGGTACTACCCGGCGTACGTCTCCGACgtgtccgccgccgtcggcgcgctgcagctgctgctcatGGGCACCCGCCCcagcgtcgccatcgccgccgccgcgctgctgttCGCCGGCGTGCcggtctccgccgtcgccgccgtgcaccaCCTGGCGCAGCTGGCGGCGGAGTCCGCCCTGCTCCTGCAGCACCACGTCGTTCCTTGA